The region GCTCGTGGTATCCGGGATCCGCGCCAGCTCCAGCACATCCACCTCGACACACCAGCCGTCGTCGGTCCGCCGTACCGCAGAAACACCTTCCACGCGCTGGCTGATCAGGCTCTGCAGCAGTTCGGCGCCCCGACGGGCCACCGCTCCGGGATCGCTGTCCGGCGTCTTCCTGTGCTTCCGGGCAGCCGTGGACGACCGAACCCGCGTGCGGGATTGTTCTGCCATACGTCAAGTCTCATCGCCTTCCCGGCCGGTGCATCTCCAGCGGGACCAAATGATGTGATCCGGGCGGCGCACCACGACGGAATGCCTCCCGGTTCCGAGGCGGAACCGGGAGGCATTCGTTCATGACACGTGTCGTACGGGTTCAGCTGATCAGCGGGGGAACGAGGACACGTTCGCGGGCCAGGGACGTGGAGGTGGTCTCGCCGTACAGCACGACCTTTCCTCCGGGCCAGCGGGCGATCAGGTCGTCCTGGCGCGTGCCGCCGCCGAAGGCACCGACGGTGACGAGGCTGCTGTCGCGCCAGACGGACTTCGCGGGCTGCATCCGGCGTTCCGCGGCCAGGCCCTTGGCGGCGATGTTCTCGTAGGCGGTGACCTCGCCGTCGGTCCACGCGGCGATCAGGTCCTGGTCGCCGGTGGTGGCGCGGAGGTCGCCGGTGGCGATATCGCGGGCGTGCGGCCACGTCTTGTTGCGCTTGACGAGCTGCTTCTGTGCGTGCAGACCCCTGCCGTCGACGTTGGTGTAGAGGGTCACCTCGCCGTCGGACCAGCGCACCACGAGGTCGTCGCGCCGTGTGTTGCCGCCGCCGAAGCGGCCGGCGGTGATGCCGTAGGCGTGCGTCCAGGTGTCGTTGGCGGCCTTGAGCTGGACCTCGTGGGTGAGCTTGTTGGTCTGGTCGACGTCCTTGAAGAGGCTCAGCCTGCCGTTGGCCCAGCGGACGAGGAGGTCGTCGGTGTGGTTGCCGGTGAACTCGCCCGCGGTGACCTTCGCCTGCTTCCAGGGCGTGTTCTTCTTGACGAGCTGGATGTCCTTGCCGAAGCCGTACCCGCCGTTGCCGGGGTAGAGGGAGACCTCCCCGTCGGACCAGCGCACGAGCAGGTCGCTGGTGCCGTTGCGCACCGAGTCGGTGTGGAACCGGCCGGTGGCCAGGGCCGTGGCGTGCTGCCACGTGGCGGCGCTGCCGAGGGGGTTGACGGTGTCCGGCGCCGCGTCGTCGACCGCCTGGTGGTAGAGGCGGAAGACGTCGTTGTCGAACTGCGAGGTGTAGGAGGTGTCGGCGTTCGGTCCACCGGTCTTGTAGCCGCCTATGGCGCCGACGAGGTTGCCGCGGCTGCCGTCGAAGCCCTCAAGGAAGGGACCGCCGCTGACGCCGGTGCGATAGCCGGCGCAGTTGATCTCCATGAACCGGCCCTGGAACGCCTTGGTGTCGTTCCTGCACTGCAGCGGCGTCTTCTGACCACCGGGGTAGCCGATGAGCGTGATGTCGCGGCGGGCCAGTTTCGTGGCGGGAACGGCGGTGAGGGTGTTGCCGCGGCCGACGGCGTCCTCCAGCAGTTGCCCCTGGGAGTTGGGCCCGACGCGCAGGACGGCGAAGTCCACATCGTCGCTGGGCGACGAGGACAGGTACCGGCTGTCGATCCAGACCTTGCCCTGCTGCATCGGGAAGATGCCGTAGGGGGTCTCCCCGCTCTGGCCGGTCTGGGAGGCCCCGGCGCGGTAGCCGGGCACGAACGCGACATTGCGGTAGGGCTTGTCGCTCTTCATGCAGTGTCCGGCCGTGAGGATCAGACTCTTGGTCGGCGAGGTGACGGCACTGGCGCTGCAGAACTGGTTGGGGGTGGGCGATCCGTCGTCGTTGCGGATCAGGAACACCCCGACCGTGGCGACTCCGGCATCCGCCGGATGGCTGGGCTCGGACCGCGAGCCGCTGCCCGCCGCACCGGCGCCACGCCGCAGGCCCTGCGCCTTCTCGGCGTCACGCACCGCGTCCACCGGGACGGCGGAGCGGATGCGCTCAGGTGTCCAGTAGCGCTCCGCCTCCTGAGCCTTGCGGATCTCCTCCGGCGTCACACCCGGGGAGGGCGTCGCCGTACCGTCCGGTGACGGGGTCGTCGGGGCGGCGGTGGAACCGGATGCCGGGCGGTCGCCCGGCAGCGACCGGTAGGAACCGTGGTAGGTGATCGCGTCCGCCGCCACCGGTGCCGGGTCGTGCGCGGCGGCAGCGGGGACAGCGAGGACGAGCGAGGCGCAGGCGCCGATGACGGCGGCGCGCCCCCAGGGTATTCGTTTCATGAGCCTGTCTGTGGGAGAGGTGGCATCGATGCGGGTGTCGGCCGACGCCGTCCATCGGAGACGAACCTGCACGTCTCGACGATGAGTTGGCGCCGTCCGCGCGGTGCACGACGAGTGCGCCACCGGGCCGAAGGGCTGAGAAGCTGGAGGAAGGTATCACGAAACCCCAGACAAAAGCGGACAGCTCTTGTTCGCGAAGAATCACAGCGGAGCCGCCGAGGCCGTCGGCGCCTTCCGCCCCTTCCTGAGCCATGCCCTTGGGCGCTCCTCCCCTCCACCCCGCCGTGAGCCCCAACTGAGCACACGCCTATGTCAGTTGAGTGGTGAAGCTCACGTCGTCTCCCGCCATCCGTACGCGCCCCTCGTCGAGCAGATGGACGCTGTCGGTGTAGGCGGTGACGAGTTCCAGTTCGTGGCTGACGAGGACGAGGGACAGCCGGCGTTCGGCGCGCAGGCGGGTGAGGAGTTCCATGACCGCGGTGGCCGTCGCCGGGTCGAGTGCCGAGGTGACTTCGTCGCAGAGCAGGAGGTCGGGGTCGGTGGCCAGGGCGCGGGCTATGGAGGCGCGTTGGCGCTGACCGCCGGACAGTTCATGGGGGTAGCGGGCGGCGAAGTCGCCGGGGAGGCCGACGTCGTCGAGGAGTTCGCCGACGCGGGCCGGCATCTCGGACCTGCCGACGGTCCGGTGGAGTTGCAGGGGACGGGTCAGCGACGCGCCGATAGTGCGGGCGGGGTTGAGGGCGCCCAAGGGGTTCTGTGGGACGAGCTGGATGCGCCGCTGCTGCTCGCGGTTGCGCCTGCGGGCCTGGGCGGGCAGCGGCCGTCCGTTCCAGGTGAGGGTGCCGGCGTCGGGTTTCTGGAGGCCGGCCAGGGTCCGCAGCAGGGTGGTCTTGCCGGAGCCGGACGGGCCGATGATGCCGGTGGCCGAACCGGTCGGCACGTGGAAGTCCGCCTGCTTCAGGGCCTGGTGGGTGTGGCCCTTGTGCGTGAAGGCGACCTCCAGCCGGGCGGCCCGCAGACCGTCGGCGGGGGCGGCCGGGGCGTCGGGGACGCGCGGGCGGCGGGTCTTCCGCAGGGGGACGCCCGTGCCCGAGGGCGGCGCGGCGGGGGCGCGGAGGGTGAGGACGGTGTCGGCGCAGGCTTCGACGACGTGCGGGTCGTGGCAGGCCAGGACGACGGCGAGGCCGCGGTGGGTGGCCAGCCGCCGGAGCAGACCGGCGATCTCGTCGCGCAGGGCCGTGTCGAGGCCGGCGGTGGGTTCGTCCAGCAGGAGGACATCGGGGTGCCGCGCCAGGGCGCGGGCCAGCGCGAGCCGGCGTTGCTGCCCGCCGGACAGGGCGCCGGGACGGTGGTGCGCCAGCTCCTCGGGCAGCCGGCACTCGCTCATCAGGGCCGCGACGGCCCGGGGCGTGGGGTCGGCGGCGACTTCGGCGATCAGTCGTGCGGCGGTCATCCGGGGGTTGAGGGCCGAGCCGGGGTCCTGTCCGACGTAGGCGAGGCGGTGGCGGCGCAGGGCGCGCAGGGCGTCGGGCGCGAGGGCGAAGACGTCCTGGCCGAGGACCTCGACGGAACCGGAGGTGAGCCGC is a window of Streptomyces caniferus DNA encoding:
- a CDS encoding gas vesicle protein GvpO produces the protein MAEQSRTRVRSSTAARKHRKTPDSDPGAVARRGAELLQSLISQRVEGVSAVRRTDDGWCVEVDVLELARIPDTTSLLATYEVKLDDDGELLEYYRTHRYRRGAADQ
- a CDS encoding trypsin-like serine peptidase, whose amino-acid sequence is MKRIPWGRAAVIGACASLVLAVPAAAAHDPAPVAADAITYHGSYRSLPGDRPASGSTAAPTTPSPDGTATPSPGVTPEEIRKAQEAERYWTPERIRSAVPVDAVRDAEKAQGLRRGAGAAGSGSRSEPSHPADAGVATVGVFLIRNDDGSPTPNQFCSASAVTSPTKSLILTAGHCMKSDKPYRNVAFVPGYRAGASQTGQSGETPYGIFPMQQGKVWIDSRYLSSSPSDDVDFAVLRVGPNSQGQLLEDAVGRGNTLTAVPATKLARRDITLIGYPGGQKTPLQCRNDTKAFQGRFMEINCAGYRTGVSGGPFLEGFDGSRGNLVGAIGGYKTGGPNADTSYTSQFDNDVFRLYHQAVDDAAPDTVNPLGSAATWQHATALATGRFHTDSVRNGTSDLLVRWSDGEVSLYPGNGGYGFGKDIQLVKKNTPWKQAKVTAGEFTGNHTDDLLVRWANGRLSLFKDVDQTNKLTHEVQLKAANDTWTHAYGITAGRFGGGNTRRDDLVVRWSDGEVTLYTNVDGRGLHAQKQLVKRNKTWPHARDIATGDLRATTGDQDLIAAWTDGEVTAYENIAAKGLAAERRMQPAKSVWRDSSLVTVGAFGGGTRQDDLIARWPGGKVVLYGETTSTSLARERVLVPPLIS
- a CDS encoding ABC transporter ATP-binding protein — translated: MTTTGRPTPLPQDPSPATADTPQPVTVTDLAIGLPDGPPLLQRTSLGLRTGRITALTGPSGSGKTTLLRALIGDLPPGARLTSGSVEVLGQDVFALAPDALRALRRHRLAYVGQDPGSALNPRMTAARLIAEVAADPTPRAVAALMSECRLPEELAHHRPGALSGGQQRRLALARALARHPDVLLLDEPTAGLDTALRDEIAGLLRRLATHRGLAVVLACHDPHVVEACADTVLTLRAPAAPPSGTGVPLRKTRRPRVPDAPAAPADGLRAARLEVAFTHKGHTHQALKQADFHVPTGSATGIIGPSGSGKTTLLRTLAGLQKPDAGTLTWNGRPLPAQARRRNREQQRRIQLVPQNPLGALNPARTIGASLTRPLQLHRTVGRSEMPARVGELLDDVGLPGDFAARYPHELSGGQRQRASIARALATDPDLLLCDEVTSALDPATATAVMELLTRLRAERRLSLVLVSHELELVTAYTDSVHLLDEGRVRMAGDDVSFTTQLT